A part of Halobaculum sp. MBLA0143 genomic DNA contains:
- a CDS encoding MinD/ParA family protein, translating to MIVAVCGGKGGVGKSTLAYELAGALDALAVDADLAVGDLPRGRGPDLHDVLAGRAAPREAVRGGPVSVLACGRSLAGARAADLGRLEDAVRRAAGDRDAVVDCPTGLRADTGVPLALADVCLLVASPRRWALADAVRTRAVARDLAAELVAVALARVGEDPPTAVVRATLAAPVTPVPETPALATTLDGESSRPVTERAPETDAAAAVRELATSLRACRPYYDGVE from the coding sequence GTGATCGTCGCCGTCTGCGGCGGGAAGGGTGGCGTCGGGAAGTCGACGCTGGCGTACGAACTCGCCGGGGCACTGGACGCACTCGCAGTCGACGCCGACCTGGCAGTCGGCGACCTGCCCCGCGGTCGCGGGCCGGACCTCCACGACGTGTTGGCCGGGCGGGCGGCGCCGCGGGAGGCGGTGCGTGGCGGCCCGGTGTCGGTGTTGGCGTGTGGTCGGTCGCTCGCCGGGGCGCGAGCGGCCGACCTCGGGCGGCTCGAAGACGCCGTTCGACGGGCCGCCGGCGACCGAGACGCCGTCGTCGACTGTCCGACCGGGTTGCGGGCCGACACCGGCGTCCCGTTGGCGTTGGCGGACGTCTGTCTGCTCGTCGCCTCGCCGCGGCGGTGGGCGCTGGCGGACGCCGTCCGGACCCGAGCGGTCGCGCGCGACCTGGCGGCAGAACTGGTCGCCGTCGCGCTCGCTCGGGTGGGTGAGGACCCGCCGACGGCCGTCGTCCGGGCGACACTCGCCGCCCCGGTGACGCCAGTCCCGGAGACACCGGCGCTGGCGACGACGCTCGACGGGGAGTCGTCACGGCCGGTCACAGAGCGGGCGCCCGAGACGGACGCCGCCGCCGCGGTGCGAGAACTGGCGACGAGTCTCCGGGCGTGTCGGCCGTACTACGACGGGGTCGAGTGA
- a CDS encoding transcription initiation factor IIB family protein, with amino-acid sequence MSTVSEACPECDARLTATGDETVCSECGLVVRADRIDHGPEWRHFDDDGTDPRRTGAPLTRSRHDRGLSTEIGSTRQTGRKRRQWARLRRQHTRARIPTKRERNQVYAFTEIRRLAGQESLGDRVRDHACTLFREAQDANLIQGRSLEGFAAATVYVACRVAGVARTRSEIVAAAKATRAELTAAFDAMNRELGLPVGPVDPAEYVPRFVSQLGLSTATERRAREYVEQAHDRGLVAGRNPAGVAAACVYAAGLETGADCTQRDAAAIADVTAVTIRNTYSKLE; translated from the coding sequence GTGAGTACGGTATCAGAGGCTTGCCCGGAGTGTGACGCACGACTGACAGCAACAGGCGACGAGACCGTCTGCAGCGAGTGTGGACTGGTCGTCCGTGCCGATCGGATCGACCACGGTCCGGAGTGGCGACACTTCGACGACGACGGGACGGACCCCAGACGGACGGGGGCGCCGCTCACCCGGTCGCGCCACGACCGCGGACTGTCGACGGAGATCGGCTCGACCCGCCAGACCGGCCGTAAACGCCGGCAGTGGGCTCGGCTCCGTCGACAGCACACTCGCGCGCGGATCCCGACGAAGCGCGAGCGCAACCAGGTGTACGCCTTCACGGAGATCAGACGGCTCGCCGGCCAGGAGTCGCTCGGCGACCGGGTCCGCGATCACGCCTGCACGCTGTTCAGAGAGGCACAGGACGCCAACCTGATCCAGGGGCGGTCGTTGGAGGGGTTCGCGGCCGCGACCGTCTACGTCGCCTGTCGCGTCGCCGGCGTCGCCCGAACTCGCTCGGAGATCGTCGCCGCGGCGAAGGCGACCCGAGCGGAGCTGACGGCCGCCTTCGACGCGATGAACCGCGAACTGGGGCTGCCGGTCGGGCCGGTAGACCCGGCCGAGTACGTTCCCCGGTTCGTCTCCCAACTCGGGCTGTCGACGGCGACAGAACGTCGCGCTCGCGAGTACGTCGAACAGGCACACGACCGTGGACTGGTCGCCGGCCGCAACCCGGCCGGCGTCGCCGCGGCCTGCGTGTACGCTGCCGGCCTGGAGACTGGCGCCGACTGCACGCAGCGTGACGCCGCCGCGATCGCGGACGTGACCGCCGTGACGATCAGAAACACCTACTCGAAGCTGGAGTGA
- a CDS encoding AAA family ATPase has protein sequence MTEHVAFVGTAGGVGTTRTVVETAAALARDGRRVHVLDAAYATQGLSEYVDGRIDPDVTAVCLDEGSLPAASHRLDFGTAGEAVVTPARAPFERVARAKATEPARRLGDLCSEAAASADHVLVDVPPVAANQHVAAVRAADRIVAVATADGGDALRRTVDTLADLDAGVDAVVSTRGELAAADAPHPPAPAPDEPPAALGDDHDAAAVLAATETVLEAELDVQPPEAGPLDRLRNRLRDGEPTLSSS, from the coding sequence GTGACAGAACACGTCGCGTTCGTCGGCACCGCCGGCGGCGTCGGGACGACACGCACCGTAGTCGAGACGGCGGCGGCGCTGGCGCGAGACGGCCGTCGGGTCCACGTTCTCGACGCCGCCTACGCCACCCAGGGGCTCTCGGAGTACGTCGACGGTCGGATCGACCCGGACGTGACGGCCGTCTGTCTGGACGAGGGCTCGCTGCCGGCCGCGAGCCACCGGCTCGACTTCGGCACGGCCGGCGAGGCCGTCGTCACGCCCGCTCGGGCGCCGTTCGAGCGGGTGGCCCGCGCGAAGGCGACGGAGCCGGCAAGACGGCTCGGCGACCTCTGTTCCGAGGCCGCCGCGAGCGCCGACCACGTCCTCGTCGACGTGCCGCCCGTCGCGGCCAACCAACACGTCGCCGCCGTCCGGGCGGCAGACCGAATCGTCGCCGTCGCCACGGCCGACGGCGGCGACGCGCTCCGTCGAACCGTCGACACCCTCGCGGACCTCGACGCCGGGGTCGACGCGGTCGTCTCCACCCGAGGTGAACTGGCCGCGGCCGACGCCCCCCATCCGCCGGCGCCGGCGCCGGACGAACCCCCGGCGGCACTGGGTGACGACCACGACGCCGCGGCCGTCCTCGCAGCGACCGAGACCGTTCTGGAGGCGGAGCTCGACGTCCAACCGCCGGAGGCGGGCCCGCTGGACCGCCTCCGGAACCGACTGCGAGACGGCGAGCCGACGCTGTCGTCGTCGTGA
- a CDS encoding HIT family protein: MSTDCPFCGIVAGEIPGRIVGENDHAVAFLDANPMAPGHTLVVPREHRERLADATETEVTAVFSLLHELAPEIETTVDADGATVGLNDGSTAGQEVPHTHAHVIPRFDGDGGGSIHVAAGSPADLSDAELDEIADEVTADGGD; the protein is encoded by the coding sequence ATGAGCACGGACTGCCCCTTCTGTGGGATCGTCGCCGGGGAGATTCCCGGTCGGATCGTCGGCGAGAACGACCACGCGGTCGCGTTTCTGGACGCCAATCCGATGGCACCCGGGCACACGCTCGTCGTCCCCCGCGAGCACCGCGAGCGGCTGGCGGACGCGACGGAGACGGAGGTGACGGCGGTGTTCTCGCTGCTGCACGAGCTCGCGCCGGAGATCGAGACGACCGTCGACGCGGACGGCGCCACGGTCGGCCTCAACGACGGGTCGACGGCCGGCCAGGAGGTGCCCCACACCCACGCGCACGTCATCCCGCGGTTCGACGGCGACGGCGGCGGGTCGATCCACGTCGCCGCTGGCTCCCCGGCGGACCTGTCGGACGCGGAGCTAGACGAGATTGCAGACGAGGTCACAGCCGACGGCGGCGACTGA